In Mytilus edulis chromosome 6, xbMytEdul2.2, whole genome shotgun sequence, the following proteins share a genomic window:
- the LOC139528977 gene encoding p53 apoptosis effector related to PMP-22-like: MDSSVEKDLALIAVVFSCITLLLLIVAVAEQEWVEVKFHDEDQKSRWGLWTLCTKGECKSLEYEWIKVSAAFVLISVILTFAGTVCGILGLKVVIPYNNRLWYLSAGVIMGCVGKYYYRDQVCWTQGSFTKGINGKFTPSKDCKEEIMVHEDVRRLDFDWNYGFGWGAFIFSAAASVFFFIPSGTKEISRKSFSSDI; this comes from the exons ATGGATTCATCTGTGGAAAAAGACCTTGCG tTGATAGCAGTTGTTTTCAGTTGTATAACACTTCTGTTGTTGATAGTAGCAGTAGCAGAGCAGGAATGGGTGGAGGTCAAGTTTCATGATGAGGACCAAAAGTCCAGATGGGGCCTGTGGACTCTTTGTACCAAAGGAGAATGTAAGTCCCTGGAATATG AATGGATAAAAGTGTCGGCAGCATTTGTTCTCATATCAGTTATTCTGACTTTTGCTGGAACTGTGTGTGGAATTctgggattgaaagttgtcattccttacaataatcgtctatggtacttgtctgcaggagtgatcatgggctgtgtgggtaagtatTACTACAGGGATCAAGTTTGTTGGACACAGGGAAGTTTTACTAAAGGGATCAA tgggaagtttacaccatccaaggactgtaagGAAGAGATTATGGTACACGAGGATGTGAGACGCTTGGACTTTGACTGGAACTATGGCTTTGGTTGGGGAGCTTTCATCTTCTCAGCAGCAGCATCTGTGTTTTTCTTCATTCCATCAGGAACAAAAGAAATTTCCAGAAAGTCATTTTCATCTGATATTTGA